A genome region from Natranaeroarchaeum sulfidigenes includes the following:
- a CDS encoding transcription factor S, with product MQFCDECGSMMRSQGDRMVCSNDDCGATDEQDEELAAQFVSTDEQSGDELIETEEGASFEGKPTREDINCDRCGHNVAWYTIKQTGSADEPPTRFFKCKECGHRWREYS from the coding sequence ATGCAGTTCTGTGACGAGTGCGGTTCGATGATGCGCTCACAGGGCGACCGAATGGTCTGTTCGAACGACGACTGTGGCGCGACTGACGAACAGGACGAAGAGCTTGCCGCACAGTTCGTCTCCACGGACGAGCAAAGCGGCGACGAACTGATCGAGACCGAAGAGGGGGCGAGCTTCGAGGGGAAACCCACGCGAGAGGACATCAACTGTGATCGATGCGGCCACAACGTCGCGTGGTACACGATCAAACAGACCGGCTCCGCGGACGAACCACCCACACGATTTTTTAAATGCAAGGAGTGTGGCCACCGGTGGCGCGAGTACAGCTAG
- a CDS encoding Lrp/AsnC family transcriptional regulator — MVTNDTDDVDKAIIHALQGDARNMSSGDIAERTGVSDSTVRKRIQRLESEEVIKGYTAEVDYQRSGFPLRMLLYCTAPIPERGEHITEILDIDGVVSVQELVTGSENLLVTAVGESDSDITPVAQELLDMGLTVTDEVLVRSHETTPFEGFETGGERQE, encoded by the coding sequence ATGGTGACCAACGATACCGATGACGTGGACAAGGCGATCATCCACGCACTGCAGGGGGACGCCCGAAATATGTCGTCTGGCGATATCGCCGAGCGAACTGGAGTGTCCGACAGTACTGTCCGCAAACGGATCCAGCGGCTCGAAAGCGAGGAGGTCATCAAAGGATATACCGCCGAAGTAGATTATCAGCGATCGGGGTTCCCACTGCGAATGCTGTTGTACTGTACCGCCCCGATTCCGGAGCGAGGGGAACACATCACGGAGATCCTCGATATCGATGGCGTCGTATCGGTGCAGGAACTGGTCACGGGTAGCGAGAATCTGCTGGTAACGGCTGTCGGAGAGTCGGACAGTGATATCACGCCAGTCGCTCAGGAACTCCTGGATATGGGACTAACCGTCACCGACGAGGTGCTCGTCAGGAGCCACGAGACGACGCCGTTCGAGGGATTCGAGACCGGGGGCGAACGGCAGGAGTAG
- the xylA gene encoding xylose isomerase, with product MSEYFPEVPHIEYEGPDSDSELAFDYYDPDRQVGDKTMKEHLRFAVSFWHAFTGDGSDPFGAPTMQRPWDDIEDPMEKAEARIEANFELLDKLGVDYFCYHDRDLAPRGDTIEESNENLDEIVPLIKEKIDETGIGVLFGSAELFAEPKYAVGAASSPSADVFAHAGAQVKKALEVTNELGGEGFCLWGGREGYKTLLNTDMGLEQDNVARFLTMVADHADEIGFEGQLMLEPKPKEPMKFQYDHDSATIHAFLQKYDLDDRFTLNIETNHATLADRPFAHELRYARLNDILGSIDANQGDKLVGWDTDEFPFSLRDHTLAMYEILQNGGIAPGGINFDAKVRRESFEPVDLAHGHITGMDTYARALEAAHALKESGELEEFIDERYSSYDEGIGQKIVEGEADLADLEEYTLENDVPHPESGREEKLNALLNRYILEV from the coding sequence ATGTCCGAATACTTCCCGGAAGTTCCCCACATCGAGTACGAGGGGCCCGACTCCGACTCGGAGCTGGCGTTCGATTACTACGACCCCGACAGGCAGGTCGGCGACAAGACGATGAAAGAGCACCTGCGCTTTGCCGTCTCGTTCTGGCACGCCTTCACCGGCGACGGCTCCGACCCGTTCGGTGCGCCGACGATGCAGCGTCCGTGGGACGACATCGAGGACCCGATGGAGAAGGCCGAAGCGCGCATCGAGGCCAACTTCGAGCTACTCGACAAGCTCGGTGTCGATTACTTCTGTTATCACGACCGCGACCTCGCACCGCGCGGCGACACCATCGAGGAGTCCAACGAGAACCTCGACGAGATCGTCCCGCTGATCAAAGAGAAGATCGACGAGACGGGCATCGGGGTGCTCTTTGGCTCCGCCGAGCTGTTCGCCGAACCCAAGTACGCCGTCGGCGCGGCGAGTTCGCCCAGCGCGGACGTCTTCGCCCACGCCGGTGCGCAGGTCAAGAAGGCGCTGGAAGTCACAAACGAGCTCGGCGGCGAAGGGTTCTGTCTCTGGGGCGGCCGTGAGGGCTACAAGACCCTGCTCAACACCGACATGGGCCTCGAACAGGACAACGTCGCTCGCTTCCTGACGATGGTCGCGGACCACGCCGACGAGATCGGCTTCGAGGGCCAGCTCATGCTCGAACCCAAGCCGAAGGAGCCGATGAAGTTCCAGTACGACCACGATTCGGCGACGATCCACGCGTTCCTCCAGAAATACGATCTGGACGACCGCTTCACGCTCAACATCGAGACCAACCACGCGACGCTCGCGGACCGACCGTTCGCCCACGAACTGCGCTACGCGCGGCTCAACGACATACTCGGCAGCATCGACGCCAACCAGGGCGACAAGCTGGTCGGCTGGGACACCGACGAGTTCCCCTTCAGTCTCCGCGACCACACGCTCGCGATGTACGAGATCCTGCAGAACGGCGGGATCGCGCCCGGCGGGATCAACTTCGACGCGAAGGTACGCCGCGAGTCCTTCGAGCCCGTCGATCTCGCCCACGGCCACATCACCGGGATGGACACCTACGCCCGCGCACTCGAAGCCGCCCACGCGCTCAAAGAGAGCGGCGAACTCGAGGAGTTCATCGACGAGCGCTACAGCAGCTACGACGAGGGGATCGGCCAGAAGATCGTCGAGGGCGAGGCCGACCTCGCCGACCTCGAGGAGTACACCCTCGAAAACGACGTTCCCCATCCGGAGTCCGGTCGCGAGGAGAAGCTCAACGCCCTGCTGAACCGCTACATCCTCGAAGTCTGA
- a CDS encoding RAD55 family ATPase translates to MSRIPFGISQFDRTIGGGAPSGSVVLLAGEVGAGAREFIYTTAVMNGLARADQEQFDLYYGDLHDRARLPEEVHYLSFTSTEGPLLDEMRHTLEADLVETGTGPLRFGDLSEEYFQLSPVPSEWYSERTRSITSLGQDTDTDDVLDAMGDYLTDHAAGSLVVVDSVTDLISAAGKVMDWTDITLLLKGLEKAANQWGGLILLHVTLDTLSDTELGQLMDATNGTFLFEWESGGSERDRTMVVKQFRGVLSRLEDENIVRFETDIGDTGFDISDVRKIR, encoded by the coding sequence ATGTCGCGTATTCCGTTCGGTATCTCGCAGTTCGACAGGACGATCGGCGGCGGCGCACCCTCGGGCAGCGTCGTCCTGCTGGCCGGCGAGGTCGGAGCCGGTGCCCGTGAGTTCATCTATACTACTGCTGTCATGAACGGACTCGCGCGAGCGGACCAAGAGCAGTTCGATCTGTACTACGGTGATCTACACGACCGTGCACGACTCCCCGAGGAGGTCCATTACCTCTCCTTTACCAGCACCGAAGGCCCTCTGCTCGATGAGATGCGTCACACGCTCGAGGCCGACCTGGTGGAGACCGGTACCGGGCCACTACGCTTTGGTGACCTCTCCGAGGAGTATTTCCAGTTGAGTCCGGTACCCTCCGAGTGGTACTCCGAGCGCACTCGCAGCATTACGTCCCTCGGCCAGGACACCGATACCGACGATGTGCTCGACGCGATGGGGGACTATCTGACCGATCACGCCGCTGGCAGCCTCGTGGTTGTCGACTCCGTGACCGACCTGATCAGCGCTGCTGGCAAGGTGATGGACTGGACCGACATCACACTCCTGCTGAAGGGCCTGGAGAAGGCTGCAAACCAGTGGGGAGGGTTGATCCTGCTACACGTTACGCTCGATACGCTCTCGGACACTGAACTCGGGCAGTTGATGGACGCCACGAACGGCACCTTCCTGTTCGAGTGGGAAAGCGGGGGAAGTGAGCGGGATCGGACGATGGTCGTCAAGCAGTTCCGGGGCGTCCTCTCACGACTGGAAGACGAGAATATCGTCCGGTTCGAGACGGACATCGGCGACACTGGCTTCGACATCAGCGACGTCCGAAAGATCCGGTGA
- a CDS encoding beta-ribofuranosylaminobenzene 5'-phosphate synthase family protein yields MATVRTAARLHFGFGNLSLAHARLYGGVGVTLDAPRLVVEADRAAPVTVTDETGASESFRSTVESYAERAADLLDVDGAALTVHERLPRHVGLGSGTQLALAVYAATAAAHDRPVDVREAAPALGRGGRSGIGVAGFESGGFLVDGGHPTSQFTTDRPADGEWTVPPVIARHELPEDWRFVLVLPDAEPGRNGDNEDASMRAVVESADPALADEISAVLTRRVLPAAALGRRQEFGAALAEIGRLNGAWYTDAQGGVFRPPVGRIVDELGTHPAIDGVGQSSWGPTVYGLTHIDAVESARAAGRDALAVAGVDGDVLVAGPRNSGATIER; encoded by the coding sequence ATGGCGACGGTACGTACGGCGGCGCGCTTGCACTTTGGTTTTGGGAACCTGTCGCTCGCCCACGCGCGCCTGTACGGCGGCGTCGGCGTGACGCTCGACGCACCACGACTGGTCGTCGAAGCCGACCGTGCCGCACCCGTGACTGTTACCGACGAAACCGGAGCTTCCGAGTCCTTCCGAAGTACTGTCGAGTCCTACGCCGAGCGCGCTGCAGACCTGCTGGATGTCGATGGCGCTGCCCTCACCGTTCACGAGCGACTGCCACGCCACGTCGGACTGGGCAGTGGGACACAGCTCGCGCTCGCCGTCTACGCCGCGACGGCGGCCGCCCACGACCGGCCGGTCGACGTCCGGGAGGCGGCCCCGGCGCTGGGCCGTGGCGGGCGAAGCGGGATCGGTGTCGCCGGGTTCGAGTCCGGCGGGTTTCTTGTCGACGGCGGCCACCCGACGAGTCAGTTCACGACCGACCGGCCCGCTGACGGCGAGTGGACTGTCCCGCCGGTGATCGCCCGTCACGAACTCCCCGAGGACTGGCGATTCGTACTCGTGCTTCCGGACGCCGAACCGGGCCGTAACGGCGACAACGAGGACGCCAGTATGCGAGCGGTTGTCGAGTCCGCCGATCCTGCGCTGGCCGACGAAATCAGTGCCGTGCTGACGCGCCGGGTACTCCCCGCGGCCGCGCTGGGGCGTCGCCAGGAGTTCGGGGCGGCCCTCGCCGAGATCGGGCGGCTCAACGGCGCGTGGTACACCGACGCACAGGGTGGCGTCTTCCGGCCACCAGTGGGACGGATCGTCGACGAACTCGGGACGCATCCGGCGATCGATGGGGTCGGCCAGTCCTCGTGGGGGCCGACGGTGTACGGCCTGACCCACATCGATGCGGTCGAGAGCGCGCGTGCGGCGGGCCGGGACGCGCTTGCCGTGGCTGGCGTCGACGGTGACGTGCTGGTCGCTGGGCCACGGAACTCCGGCGCGACGATAGAGCGGTGA
- a CDS encoding DUF2309 domain-containing protein, with protein MTTTASTIETESLTDSIEQAAERIGAVWPIHSFVTANPLAGFEDRPFHEAVDEATELFGGRGYPHPSVFRRAWETERIDPEILDDELGEYDADPETLLDEMAEHEEKRTARTADATDDVDRLVTKWLAVFLDQGEATWSMPNREAGFYAAWRQLAPYDGNLPGCSDPGDLPTTATDALESIIGRYPRDRWGAICEHQLAALPGWTGFVKQRASDDHDSWQQTHPITIEQYLAVRVTIADLLDAPLDPAAVEEDPDQNADTGDDGTPPVADRWLTAWERSYRDSLIETIDTSAGNDDSTRPTAQMVFCIDTRSEIIRRHIESQGNYETHGYAGFFGIPMQHQSYGTEAASKACPPIVDPKHHVVDLPVADDEEETYSHWTGGARAIHDHFETLKTNAVAAFTFVEGAGGAYGSALATRTLFPSKLASLADRVRERLPHTGDFCEADLSSDGGCSHDHGLQEGLTHDQQVEYAATAFELMGWSEFARLVVFTGHAAHTTNNPFDSSLDCGACAGNAGGPNARVLAQICNRGAVKDDLRERGFDIPEDTVFVAAEHNTTTDEITLFEGPVPESHAEDLETLNSDLESARESAAAERAATMPAARQEDAVSETKRRAHDWAETRPEWGLAGNAAFVIGPRGLTADADLGGRAFLHSYDWSADPDGDALEAIFAGPLVVTQWINNQYYFATVDNAVFGSGSKVTQNPVGNVGVVQGNGGDLMGGLPLQSLKATDDDPHHQPLRLSAVVHAPVDRVTEILADHDDVAKLLDNGWLSLTVVDPQEDNRAFEYAGNLNWTAVSDRSTPEDGDPVPLALADD; from the coding sequence ATGACGACTACTGCCAGCACCATCGAGACGGAATCGCTCACCGACAGTATCGAGCAGGCGGCCGAGCGCATCGGGGCGGTGTGGCCGATCCACTCGTTTGTCACCGCGAACCCGCTCGCCGGATTCGAGGACAGGCCGTTCCACGAGGCCGTCGACGAGGCGACCGAGCTGTTCGGCGGTCGGGGCTATCCCCATCCCTCGGTGTTCCGTCGAGCCTGGGAGACAGAGCGTATCGATCCCGAGATCCTCGACGACGAACTCGGCGAGTACGACGCGGATCCCGAAACCCTGCTCGATGAGATGGCCGAACATGAGGAGAAACGAACGGCCCGAACCGCCGACGCGACCGACGATGTCGACCGTCTCGTCACAAAGTGGCTCGCGGTCTTTCTCGATCAGGGCGAGGCGACGTGGTCGATGCCGAACCGCGAGGCGGGATTTTACGCCGCCTGGCGACAGCTCGCACCGTACGACGGCAACCTCCCCGGCTGCTCCGACCCCGGTGACCTTCCGACGACTGCGACTGACGCCCTCGAGTCGATTATCGGGAGGTACCCCCGTGACCGCTGGGGCGCGATCTGTGAACACCAGCTCGCGGCTCTCCCCGGCTGGACCGGGTTCGTCAAACAGCGAGCCAGCGACGACCATGATTCCTGGCAGCAGACACATCCGATCACCATCGAGCAGTACCTCGCCGTCAGGGTGACGATCGCCGACCTGCTGGACGCGCCGCTCGATCCGGCTGCCGTCGAGGAAGACCCCGACCAGAACGCCGACACCGGAGACGACGGAACGCCACCGGTAGCCGATCGGTGGTTGACTGCCTGGGAGCGTAGCTACCGCGACTCCCTGATCGAGACGATCGACACCTCGGCCGGGAACGACGACTCCACCCGGCCGACTGCCCAGATGGTGTTCTGTATCGACACACGCTCGGAGATCATCCGCCGACACATCGAATCCCAGGGTAACTATGAGACCCACGGCTACGCCGGCTTCTTCGGGATCCCGATGCAACACCAGAGCTACGGCACGGAGGCTGCCTCGAAGGCCTGTCCGCCGATCGTCGACCCGAAACATCACGTCGTCGATCTGCCGGTGGCTGACGACGAAGAGGAGACGTACTCGCACTGGACGGGTGGTGCCCGCGCGATCCACGATCACTTCGAGACGCTGAAGACCAACGCCGTTGCCGCGTTCACCTTCGTCGAAGGAGCCGGCGGCGCTTACGGCTCCGCACTCGCCACCCGAACGCTGTTCCCCTCCAAGCTAGCCTCCCTTGCCGATCGTGTCCGCGAGCGGCTCCCTCACACTGGCGACTTCTGTGAGGCGGATCTGTCGTCCGACGGTGGCTGTAGCCACGATCACGGCCTTCAGGAGGGACTGACCCACGATCAGCAAGTCGAGTACGCCGCGACCGCGTTCGAGCTGATGGGCTGGTCCGAGTTCGCCCGGCTGGTCGTCTTCACTGGCCACGCCGCGCACACGACGAACAACCCGTTCGATTCGAGCCTCGACTGTGGTGCCTGTGCGGGCAACGCCGGCGGCCCGAACGCCCGTGTCCTCGCCCAGATCTGTAACCGTGGAGCGGTCAAAGACGATCTGCGCGAGCGCGGATTCGACATTCCAGAAGATACCGTCTTCGTCGCGGCCGAGCACAACACGACGACAGACGAGATCACGCTGTTCGAGGGGCCGGTTCCGGAGAGTCACGCCGAGGATCTGGAGACGCTCAACTCGGATCTGGAAAGCGCCCGCGAGAGCGCCGCCGCGGAACGCGCCGCGACCATGCCTGCAGCCCGGCAGGAGGATGCCGTCTCGGAGACGAAACGACGCGCACACGACTGGGCCGAAACTCGTCCTGAGTGGGGGCTTGCGGGCAACGCGGCGTTCGTCATCGGGCCGCGTGGGCTCACCGCCGACGCGGACCTTGGCGGGCGGGCCTTCCTCCACTCATACGACTGGTCGGCCGATCCCGACGGCGATGCTCTCGAAGCCATCTTCGCAGGACCCCTCGTGGTCACGCAGTGGATCAACAACCAGTACTACTTTGCGACCGTCGACAACGCGGTCTTCGGCAGCGGATCGAAGGTCACCCAGAATCCGGTCGGCAACGTAGGCGTGGTCCAGGGCAACGGCGGCGACCTGATGGGTGGCCTCCCCCTGCAGTCGCTGAAGGCGACCGACGACGACCCACACCACCAGCCACTGCGACTCTCAGCGGTCGTTCACGCACCCGTCGACCGCGTGACCGAGATCCTCGCCGATCACGACGATGTCGCCAAGCTGCTGGACAACGGCTGGCTCTCGCTGACCGTCGTCGATCCACAGGAGGACAACCGTGCGTTCGAGTACGCCGGAAACCTGAACTGGACGGCTGTTTCGGACCGATCGACACCAGAGGACGGAGATCCCGTTCCACTCGCTCTCGCGGACGACTGA
- a CDS encoding proton-conducting transporter transmembrane domain-containing protein: MVEHEQSTIVGSLPNETTEPSRIPAALTWTVWLLWVLAIGALAAYQLTDGTPELAGLVAIDGLTVVMWVTVTFFSGIVHSYSRRYMAGDRDIERFYLCIFGFTLVVMTLVAANHVVLFVGAWLAMGLIMAELIGHVRNWTQAREAASLARNYFVTSSLILGASLALLFTLTGEATISAQIAAVDGASTTLVGVAAVGLVVAAIIQSALFPFHTWLLSSMTAPTPASALMHAGFVNAGAILLTRFAPVVSVELAVMSIIVIVGAISALFGQAMLLVQTDVKGELGSSTMAQMGFMIMQCGLGFFAAAIAHLILHGFYKAYLFLSAGATVEHESPSSHRRPEPELIGVTISLLTAIGGGALFMFLTGKADPLFLVGEAAAPSLDSAFILTIVVVLTTLTAARDIIHRSSIPTAVRYAAIPGIVLVAITGYGLAFNAVSTIVAGVPMAFAATELTIAHYIVVALFLGGYLVTELGWYRRSGRLYVWLLNRTQPGADTVLTTRTEYTK, from the coding sequence ATGGTAGAACACGAACAGTCGACGATCGTAGGATCGCTTCCGAACGAGACGACAGAGCCGTCCCGCATACCGGCCGCGCTTACGTGGACCGTGTGGCTCCTGTGGGTACTGGCGATCGGTGCGCTCGCCGCATACCAGTTGACTGACGGGACGCCGGAGCTGGCGGGACTGGTCGCCATCGACGGACTCACCGTCGTGATGTGGGTGACAGTCACGTTCTTCAGTGGAATCGTTCACAGCTACTCTCGCCGGTATATGGCCGGTGATCGCGACATCGAACGGTTTTACCTGTGTATTTTCGGGTTCACGCTCGTCGTGATGACGCTGGTGGCGGCGAATCACGTCGTGTTGTTCGTCGGCGCGTGGCTGGCGATGGGGCTGATCATGGCTGAACTCATCGGTCACGTCCGGAACTGGACACAGGCGCGCGAAGCGGCCAGCCTCGCGAGGAACTACTTCGTGACCAGTAGCCTGATCCTCGGCGCAAGCCTCGCTCTACTGTTCACGCTGACCGGCGAAGCGACGATTTCGGCCCAGATAGCGGCCGTCGACGGCGCATCGACGACGCTCGTGGGTGTCGCCGCTGTCGGCCTCGTCGTCGCGGCGATCATCCAGTCCGCGCTCTTTCCGTTTCACACCTGGCTGCTGTCCTCGATGACAGCGCCGACGCCCGCCTCGGCGCTCATGCACGCCGGATTCGTCAACGCCGGGGCGATCTTGCTCACCCGGTTCGCCCCAGTCGTCTCCGTGGAGCTGGCTGTCATGTCGATTATCGTCATCGTCGGCGCAATCAGCGCCCTGTTCGGGCAGGCCATGTTGCTGGTCCAGACCGACGTCAAGGGCGAACTTGGAAGCTCGACGATGGCCCAGATGGGCTTTATGATCATGCAGTGTGGGCTTGGATTCTTCGCCGCGGCGATCGCCCACCTCATCCTGCACGGGTTCTACAAGGCCTACCTCTTCCTCTCTGCGGGAGCCACCGTCGAGCACGAATCGCCCTCCTCTCACCGCCGTCCGGAACCGGAGCTGATCGGGGTCACGATCAGCCTGCTTACCGCCATCGGTGGCGGAGCACTCTTTATGTTCCTCACCGGAAAAGCCGACCCGCTGTTCCTGGTGGGTGAGGCAGCCGCACCCTCCCTCGACAGCGCGTTCATCCTGACGATCGTCGTCGTGCTGACCACGCTGACTGCCGCGCGGGATATCATCCACAGGTCGTCGATCCCGACTGCGGTCAGGTACGCCGCCATTCCGGGAATCGTCCTCGTGGCGATCACTGGCTACGGGCTGGCGTTTAACGCCGTTTCGACGATCGTCGCCGGCGTCCCGATGGCGTTCGCGGCGACCGAGCTGACGATCGCCCATTACATCGTCGTGGCGCTGTTCCTCGGCGGGTACCTCGTGACCGAACTCGGCTGGTACCGTCGCAGTGGCCGGCTCTACGTCTGGCTGCTGAACCGTACCCAGCCGGGCGCTGACACCGTCTTGACCACCAGAACGGAGTACACCAAATGA
- the ppc gene encoding phosphoenolpyruvate carboxylase codes for MRLHDRDVRQDVRELGALLGDVLEDQTSREAFETVEMLRTSAIDYRDGELDSREALHEELNGLTPERESIVARAFTTYFELINLAEERQRVRAIRTASHEETLEDSLETAAKELDELDDDELEQVLDDVLIEPTFTAHPTEARRKTVKSKLRSVANHLETLDERRLTNKEKGQVERDIDAEVTSLWQTPQVRDRSPEPEDEARNVQWYLENTLFDIVGEVYDELEDAFEDELGEEIDIPKLVEFRSWAGSDRDGNPFVTPEVTTNTLERQRRVVLDRYRDQLKSLSRVLSQDGTRIAVGERFEKSLTADRERLPGLTEEVEERYPNEPYRQKLKLMRERLNRVGDVRPGGYEDEDELAEDLAVIEQSLRANGADSVAEAYIDPLARQVDTFGFTLASLDLRDHQEQHTETVTEALAREGIDYESMDEDERVELLTESILQDESVVDVSNVEGVSDTAARVLERFDSLAEWQEEYGIQAIDTYAISMTEEPSHVLEVLFLADQADVVDLPGHCGLDIVPLLETESALSGARRIMGTLFENEAYAKALEARDNTQEIMLGYSDSNKENGFLAANWSLYENQIRLGEICDDFDVTMRLFHGRGGSISRGGGPMNDALLALPNSTVTGQVKFTEQGEAIAEKYSNPRIAERNLEQMLNAQLRARKRSLQQPYEDVEDEWIEAMRLMADVARDEYRDLLNTEGFVEYFGQATPIGVIENLNLGSRPASRSGERKVEDLRAIPWVFSWTQSRCIIPGWYSLATAMDAYLDDGGDIETLQEMYAEWPFFQSMLDNAAMAIGRTDLDIAAEYADLADPELRERFFPRVSEEHERAQELVLEIAGRDDPIDRDWLQKSLERRNPYVDPLNLLQTHLLSQTHRTDLEERTLRLTVKGIAAGMKNTG; via the coding sequence ATGCGACTGCACGACAGGGACGTCCGACAGGACGTGCGGGAACTCGGTGCACTGCTCGGCGACGTACTGGAAGACCAGACGTCCCGGGAAGCCTTCGAGACTGTAGAGATGCTGCGTACGTCCGCGATCGACTATCGGGACGGCGAACTGGACTCTCGTGAAGCGCTTCACGAGGAGCTAAACGGGTTGACACCCGAACGCGAGAGCATCGTTGCGCGCGCATTCACCACGTACTTCGAGCTAATCAACCTCGCAGAGGAGCGCCAGCGCGTCCGGGCGATCCGGACCGCATCTCACGAGGAAACGCTCGAGGACAGCCTCGAAACGGCTGCCAAAGAGCTCGACGAACTGGACGACGACGAGCTGGAACAGGTGCTCGATGACGTTCTCATCGAGCCGACCTTCACCGCACACCCGACCGAGGCCCGGCGCAAGACCGTGAAATCGAAGCTCCGCTCGGTGGCGAACCACCTCGAAACGCTCGACGAGCGACGGCTCACCAACAAGGAAAAAGGGCAGGTCGAGCGGGATATCGATGCAGAGGTCACGAGCCTCTGGCAGACGCCACAGGTCAGAGACCGAAGCCCCGAGCCGGAAGACGAGGCCCGGAACGTCCAGTGGTACCTCGAAAACACCCTGTTCGACATCGTCGGCGAGGTCTACGACGAACTGGAAGACGCCTTCGAGGATGAGCTCGGCGAGGAGATCGATATCCCAAAGCTCGTCGAGTTCCGTTCGTGGGCCGGCAGTGACCGCGACGGTAATCCCTTCGTCACCCCCGAGGTGACGACGAACACGCTCGAACGACAGCGCCGTGTCGTTCTCGATCGGTACCGCGACCAGCTCAAGAGCCTCTCTCGGGTACTCAGTCAGGATGGCACCCGAATCGCCGTCGGAGAACGCTTCGAGAAATCCCTCACGGCCGATCGCGAGCGACTGCCCGGCCTGACCGAGGAAGTCGAGGAGCGCTATCCAAACGAGCCGTACCGCCAGAAGCTCAAGCTGATGCGCGAGCGGCTCAACCGGGTCGGCGATGTTCGTCCCGGCGGCTACGAGGACGAGGACGAACTGGCGGAGGACCTGGCCGTTATCGAACAGAGTCTCCGTGCGAACGGTGCCGACTCCGTCGCCGAGGCGTACATCGACCCACTGGCCCGTCAGGTCGACACGTTCGGCTTTACGCTGGCCAGTCTCGACCTGCGTGACCACCAGGAACAACACACCGAGACCGTCACCGAGGCGCTCGCCCGCGAGGGGATCGATTACGAATCGATGGACGAAGACGAGCGCGTTGAGCTACTTACGGAATCGATCCTGCAGGACGAGTCGGTCGTCGACGTCTCGAACGTCGAAGGGGTCTCCGATACCGCCGCGCGCGTGCTCGAGCGGTTCGACTCTCTCGCCGAGTGGCAGGAGGAGTACGGCATCCAGGCGATCGACACCTACGCCATCTCGATGACCGAAGAGCCGAGCCACGTGCTGGAAGTCCTGTTCCTCGCCGATCAGGCCGACGTGGTCGATCTCCCCGGCCACTGTGGGCTCGACATCGTCCCGCTGCTGGAAACCGAGAGCGCACTCTCGGGTGCGCGCCGGATCATGGGCACGCTGTTCGAGAACGAGGCCTACGCGAAGGCGCTCGAAGCACGGGACAACACCCAGGAGATCATGCTGGGGTACTCCGACTCCAACAAGGAGAACGGCTTCCTCGCGGCCAACTGGTCGCTGTACGAAAACCAGATCCGCCTCGGTGAGATCTGTGACGACTTCGACGTCACGATGCGGCTGTTCCACGGTCGTGGCGGCTCGATCTCCCGCGGCGGCGGCCCGATGAACGACGCCTTGCTGGCCCTGCCAAACAGCACGGTGACCGGTCAGGTCAAATTCACCGAGCAGGGTGAGGCCATCGCCGAGAAGTACTCCAACCCGCGCATCGCCGAACGTAACCTCGAGCAGATGCTCAACGCACAGCTGCGTGCCCGCAAACGCTCGCTCCAGCAGCCCTACGAGGACGTCGAAGACGAGTGGATCGAGGCAATGCGGCTGATGGCCGACGTGGCTCGTGATGAATACCGTGACCTGCTGAACACCGAGGGCTTCGTAGAGTACTTCGGACAGGCGACGCCGATCGGCGTTATCGAGAACCTAAATCTCGGATCGCGTCCGGCCTCCCGCTCCGGTGAGCGGAAAGTCGAGGATCTGCGTGCGATCCCGTGGGTGTTCTCGTGGACCCAGTCGCGCTGTATTATCCCCGGCTGGTACTCGCTGGCGACCGCGATGGACGCCTATCTCGACGATGGCGGCGACATCGAGACACTACAGGAGATGTACGCCGAGTGGCCGTTCTTCCAGTCGATGCTCGACAACGCCGCGATGGCGATCGGTCGGACCGACCTGGACATCGCCGCCGAGTACGCCGACCTCGCCGATCCCGAACTCCGCGAACGGTTCTTCCCGCGCGTCTCCGAGGAGCACGAGCGAGCCCAGGAACTGGTACTGGAGATCGCCGGTCGGGACGATCCGATCGACCGTGACTGGCTCCAGAAGAGCCTCGAACGTCGGAACCCCTACGTTGATCCGCTCAACCTGCTCCAGACGCACCTGCTCTCCCAGACTCACCGCACGGATCTGGAAGAACGCACCCTGCGCCTGACGGTCAAGGGGATCGCGGCCGGGATGAAGAATACCGGGTAA